From Amaranthus tricolor cultivar Red isolate AtriRed21 chromosome 4, ASM2621246v1, whole genome shotgun sequence:
ATTTTCGAAAAAAAATATTGctcttgtaattttaaaaaatattacaaattagaTTTCAACAAATTACCTATTTTATAAACTAAACATATACACTTAGTGCTACGATATGGGCTGCATGGTTATTTCACAATAAGCAAATCTTTGATGGTGATGCTGGTGACCCAGTTCAGTTGGCTGCTAGTTTTATGGGGTTGtactagggatgcaggcggggcggggatgggtaccggtttgatgggtcatggggcgggtacgtgtataaaattcatacccaccgcggggatggggatggggatgggttttaggtgatacccgccccatccccgccccgccccgccccgcctcacgaaatgtacaaattttaagaattggaataccctaaattatttttcaaatttctgaattttttaaaccttgaattatttttaaatttttttaaaaactttgggTTGGGCCtttgaaaacttttaaaaattattttcactgcttcaaaaatcaaaaaccctaaattatttCAATCAACACCTTGAATGCTGGCCGTCATTTCTCATTTGCTTCACTCATTCACTGCTTCATTTGCTTCACTGCTGGTCTTTTCTCCAATCGTCATCTTCTCCAGTCACTACTCACTACTGGTTTGTTCAATCTTGCTGCATATCGTCATCTTCTCCAGTCAATCATCACTTCTTCAATCTTGAAACCATCAATAGGTAAGTTTCtgattttcttgattttctccAGTCAATCGTCTCGGTCTCGGTCTGTATTTGTTTACCATGCGTCCATGGCAGAGGTGAATGAATGTGCTGTAGCATATGTAGTAGACTTCCTTAATATttgtgaaaattaaaattgaaagacGATAAAGGAAGATTAAAAGGCATTTTAAAGGAAGCTTTGGAGATGCTTGTTAACCTGGGAAACGCCCTAGTTTTAGTAACCAAAGAAGCAAGTAGCAGCAGAGGGGATTTTTTTTCCGCTTTGTAGaatgttctattttttttgctttctttttttttttaaggctCTAAGGTTGTAGAAGCAAGTAGTAACCAAAGAAGCAAGATGCTTGTAGAATGTTGTAGAAGCATGTAGCGGTCAACTGGAATTAAGGCtctaactttctttttttttttttttttacaatatttgAGATTATGGGCCTTTCAAAGATGCTTATTTCAATGTTGGTGAGTTTATTTAATCTAATTTCAATGTTGCAAATAACTGGAATTTCAAGATGCTTGGTGAGTATTCCAGTGTTGCAAATATTTTATAGTATTAGTAAGAGGATAGTAAGGATATTACTTTTGGTTTGTGGAATGTTAAGATTTAATGTGTAAATACCTAAATATCTACTAGAAATTCTTTTGTcttcataaaatttttattttctactaTTACATCATGAATATTCAATTAGTCATAGTATTATTAATTTTCCCTTTCCTGCGATGTATAACTCATACCATTACATATAAGAAGACAAGCTTCTCTTCAATTAGTCAATCTGAATCATATAAGTTTCATATCTCATAATGCTTATATTCTTGGTAATGACAAATATGGCTTTTCATACTCATTAATCATTCTTACTTGTTAGATAAATATGGCTTCAAACCCATCAACTACTGCAAGTTGTACTCCTATTAGCGTCGATGAGTATGAAAGTCCAGCACATGTTGTTTCCGATCCTAACGTGTTACCTATAACAAGTAAGCACACTTTGGCGGTTTGGAATGATTTCGAGAGAAAGAGAGTTGGTGGGGTAGAGAAGGCTGAGTGCAATCATTGTAATAAGCTACTTTTCGCTGGTGCAAAGGCAGGAACTTCTCATTTGAAGGACCACATTCAAAGTTGTCGAAAGCGAATATGTCAAGATCTTCGGCAAACAAGATTATTCGGTACACAACATAATGTGAATGATAATAGTGATTCTTTGACTTTGGCTCCTTATGAATTCCGTCAAGAAGAGGGAAGAAAGAACTTGGCCGAGATGATTATATTGCATGAGTACCCCATTAGCATGGTTGAACACTATGGCTTCAGGAAGTACTCTAAGACTTTACAACCTGGTTTTAAAGTACCGTGTCGTACCACTACTAGGAAGGATATAATGAAGAGATATGAGGATGAGAAGGACAATATTCTAGCTTTGTTGAGGAAAGTCAAAAGTCGAATTTCATTAACTACGGACATGTGGACTGCAAGTAATCAAAGGAAAGGCTATATGGCAGTCACTTCACATTTCATTGATAATGCGTGGAAGTTGCAAAGTCGAATCATAAGGTATTACTATCAACTAATAATTGTACTTGTGCTAACATACTTTACTTACCTATTTACTTCTGatgcaattaatttttttgactaGGTTTCTTTATGTCCCTGCCCCACATAATGCCGAGGTTCTTGCAGATgcattaaaacaaagcattcaATCATGGAACTTGGATTTGAGATTGGCATCTATCACAATAGATAATTGTACGACTAATGATGCTATGATGAACATCATAAAGGACTCTTTCCCATATGGTTCTCTACTTTTGGATGGTGAGTTCTTACATATGCGTTGCTGTGCACATATACTTAATCTAATTGTTCAAGATGGATTAAATGTTGTAGTGTATGATGGAGTTAATCGAATAAGGGAAAGTGTTGTGTTCTGGACTGGTTCTGATAAGAGAGTGCAAAAGTTTGAAGGTGTAGCTAATCAATTAGCCTCCGGTTACAAAAGGAAATTAACCCTTGATTGTAAAATTCGTTGGAATTCAACATATGAAATGCTTTGTGTTGCTATTAATTATAAGGAAGTGTTTGCTGTTTTAAGTGGTCGAGAAAAACTATACAACAACCCACCAACTCCTGAAGATTGGGAAAAAGTTGGGAAAATATGTGAGTTATTGGAAGTGTTTGCTAAACTTACCCTTGATTTCTCTGCCTCAAAAACTCCTACGGCTAATATTTACTTTTCTAAAATTTGCAAACTTAAAATTACTCTATCTACTTGGCTTTCATCTCCATATGATTATGTTGTGAAGATGGCGGAAgtaatgttagagaaatataagaaatattggGATAGTATGAATGGTTTGATGGGAGTTGCAACTATACTTGATCCTAGGTATAAAATGGCTCTTATTCGATTTTATTTTGCAaagttatttgataaatatgAGTATGATAGAGAGGTTAGTAGAATTAGCAATCTATTAAGGAGATTAGTTGATGAATATGAGTCTAGGAGTGAGAATAATCAAAGTAAGAGGCAACTACCTTCCAATTTAGCAAGTGGTGGGAGTTCTTGTGATGATGTTGATATGGAAGAGTTTGCACAATTTCTAGAGCGAGACAAAAATCAAAGTTATGAAAAATCTGATTTGGACAAGTATTTGGAAAATGCTAACATACCACTTGAagataattttgatattttaaattggTGGAAAACAAATGGAAGCACATATCCCGTTCTTCAACAAGTAGCACGGGATATTTTGAGTATTCCTATTTCTACGGTTCCATCCGAATCAGCTTTTAGCACAAGTGGTAGAGTTCTTGATCCTTATCGTAGTCGACTACTACCTCAAGCCGTTGAAGCTTTAATGTGTTCTCAAAATTGGATTTGGGCTGCCCTCAAAGTAAGCATTAATCCTATCAatattgtgtaatttttatgcattgataaattttggttataaaaatatttgtgtTTGCAGATTGTGGAGAATTCAAAGACAAGGATTTTGCTAAAATTGTTGGAGAGTTGGAAGAAGAATGCGAAATGAAATTTGATAGTGATGAAATTATTCTGGATTGATTTACTTTagatgattttgagttgatgttgaagcttgaaatacttttgttttactcttttagacatgtatatttgtttgagactttgattatgtgtttgtttgagacttcgGATATATGTTTGTTTGAATTGAGACTTTGGATGTGTTTTTCTTTGAGACTTTGGAGTTCAGAtatgttttatgggttttaaggcccaaataattgaaaataaatatgtgacacagatgggtattaagcggggatttgacgggtggtggggcggataaaatgggtattagacggggatggatacccagatggggatggggatggggatggtattaggtacaaacccatcggggcggggacggggaaaaaaattatacccgccgcggggatggggatgggaatggggattgatttaccagatggggatggggatggtaaagCCAATACcagccccgccccgccccgtttgcatccctaggtTGTACCTGTAGCTGTAGCTTTGTTAGATGAAATGACTACACATATTAACCCACTTGGTTGCAATATGGGATACACAGTTAGGTGATGCCTTTAAGATTTTCTAACCTTTATAGATTTTGAATTATGTTAAATCTTAATGTTCATctgaaaaatgtttgaaaattttatgtgGTAACCCTAAATTTTCGGCTTTGTCACGTGATAGAGAAACATTTTTTTATTCCACTTGGTGTCTTTGACATTTCGATTTTTTCACCTGGTAGACAAAAgagaagtttttttttgttaattttacatttttttaacccaacgtaatgattttttttaaaaaaacaaacgtGATGATTTATTGACCACATATTTCGAAATTcagtcgaaataagtacttaatttagcaaaaaaaattaacattttatcaACCACGtgcaaaatttaaaaagatcaccacaagaatttaaaaaacatttgtaAAACAGCGCTATCAACCAcgtgaaaaatttaaaaagatcaCCACAAGGATTTGAAAAACATTtgtaaaacaacaatttttccgAGAGACTATCTTTATAAGAGACGGCTTTTCAGGCCTATgcccaacaattaaaaaaaagagaaaaacctaaaaatttaCACGCGCATTTGATCCTATTTAGATTTGGTGTTACAACTTATTGAAATTGGTATtaataatctattaaagttggtatttggagttggtgttatcatatattgaagttggtattataacttattaaagttgatatttagagttgccattttaacataatataacctattagagttggtattataaccaactttaatagattataataccaactctaacaGGTTGTAATACCAACATAAATAGGTTATAAACTAACTCCAAataagttataataccaacttcaaataCCGATTTTAATAAGTTATAACACCAATTCCAGATACCAGCTTTAATAGGATATCAACTCTAATAgtttataataccaacttcaataagtTATATCACCAACTCTAAATAGGATTACACAATgtgtaatttttgtatttttttttattaataatgggTCAACCcattaagaatttgtgtttgtaaAAAAACCAACCCAGGAATCAGAATCACTAACatgaaatttccaaaaaaagATTAACCAGTATTTTCCTTTTCCTCGCACAAAATGTGAAAAAATATCTTCTCTTTGACTTCTTTATAATTTTGGTGGAATTTTATCTTTTGAGTTTGGATATATACTAAAGAATAGGAGTAATCATTAAATACCCATGAACCTTCCCACCTCGCAGTCCCAGAACAGTCATCAGTCATCACTACCTATTGGCTGCTTTCCCTTTTCAGTTTCCAACACATTTACTCGACTATCTACCCTCTCCACCATCATCTTTCTTTCACCAATAACCACCATTAACAACATTACATCAAGTTTGAGCAAGCAATTTCTCGCTttctttaaattcttaataattTCTTCTTGCTTCTCTTTTTTTGTGGGTATTGCCTATTGGGTTCTATGATTTAATAGTTTTCTTATATAATTGGCTAATGTTTCTGTTATCTTACTCTCTTTGCTCTACAGTTTACTGTTCTTTCCTTTaagggttcttttttttttttttgggtataCTTGCTTTCTGGGTCATTTGTTTTTTCACTATGTTTGATTGTCAGATTGTAACATTATAATTGTATACTTATATTAAAGTTTATGCTTTCTGAATTCAATTGAATTGAATTAAGTATTTGTTGATGTAGAATTAACATTTCTGTGCTAAATTGAAACTTTATTGAAAGTTGTTTGAAACTTGATCTTTGGAGGAGAAAGAACACAACCCAATTAGCTTGTACCTTTTGAATGAAAATCATTtccaaatttttgaattttgttttgggTTTTTAGGATAATTAGTTTAATACTGATGTTTGTTGGATTGTTCAATCATAAATAGATCCTTCATGAATCATGGGTCATAATAATGTGGTCCAAGATGTTGCTGTTTGTTCATGTCTTCATTCTTTAAGTGTTGAATGGGTTTGTAGTTTCATACTTTTGTAGATGAGCTTGGTTTCTTTTAGGgtaacatgattcgctaatctcctcgcgaatcgcgaatcggaataagcgaattatggtcggttttgggctattcttgggcaaaCTTGAGCGAATAACGAATTTAAAAAGCGAATTACTACCGAATTATGTTACATTGGTTTCCTTTATGGGGTTGATCAAATTTTCTCTGATTTCACCATGCAGGATCACATGAACATGTTTTGAGAGGGTGGTTTCAGTTTCGGTTAGGATCAGGTGATGGGGAGGTATACACAGGCTGATGGAAGGAAGTCATGGAACTATTCTTCAACCATGCTTTTAGTTGTAGTTGTTTCCGCTTGCTTAATAGGAACCTGGATCACAATATCGTCGTTAGTAGATTCCGcgaagaattttgagatatctgTCGGATTGATAAAGGATGTCAAGTTACAAATGGTGAATGAAACACATTCTCGGGAATTCGAGGCAAAATTAGGTGACTTTCCTGAGGATGGTGTAAATGGGAATATCGGCCACATTAGGGGGAATGATAGTCTAGTACAAACTAAGAATGCAGGGGTAGAAGTAACTGACAGTGGAACTTCTGCTCAGATTCGGGCTGGGTCAATGCAAACAGCCGAGTTGGAGAAGCCGAGAGTTACTAAGAAAATGTCCTTCTTGAAGGATCAAAAGGGATACTATGTATGGAAACTTTGTAATGTAACTGCTGGTTCAGACTATATTCCTTGCCTTGACAACATTAAAGCCATCCGAAAGCTTCCCAGTATAAGTCATTATGAACACAGAGAGAGGCATTGCCCAGATCAAGCTCCCACCTGTCTTGTTTCTGTCCCTAAGGGATATAAAACCTCACTTCCATGGCCGAAAAGCAGGGATAAGGTAACAAACTACTTCGTTGAAATCACTGTCACATAACTCGCTAATTTCCTTGCGAATCGCGAATCAAAAAAAGCGTTTTAcagtcggttttgggctatttctgggtcattttgagcaaatcacaaattcaaaaaacaaaataattggcGAATCATGTTACATTAGTTGAAACAGTCGTCATTTATGTATTGATCTTAGTTGCTTTGCCGATTCTAATAGGGTAATAATACTTTGTTCAGATATGGTTTGCCAATGTACCCCATGTAAAACTTGTTGAATCCAAGGGACATCAAAATTGGGTACAAGTTTCTGGAAGTTACATTACATTTCCAGGCGGCGGCACTCAATTCAAGCACGGTGCAATGCATTACATTGATTTCATTCAGAAGGTCATTCTTTACTGCTTTACTGATCTCACTTGGTATTAATTTTGTCTACTTGATGAGTTAGTAACATTGTGCATAGCTCTCATACATTCTGCCTAAATCTGCCATTTTGCACGCGGGATATGCAAAATGCTATTCATTTGCATCGCggtataaatacatacatacatacctcATCATAACACAtgtaattgaaataatttttcaCTTAAGATCATACTCGGGAATTTTCTTGTATTGAAGTAAATTGGGTTGATCAGAGCGATCCACATAATCTAGGGTTTAGAGATGATCGAGAAATTTCATTTGCAAATTTATCTTCTTTGAAATCCTTGTAATTGGGAGTGCTCAATACTTTTTTTGGATTCAATTGTACATTGTAATCAAGAACATACAGGATCATCAATGATATTGACTTCAATTGTTTGGGTGGGTTTTATAGTCCAAGAGCACATTTTTCTTGGGGAATAATTTCCGAATTACAACTTTAAAGTTTAgccttttgcgaattacagccaccaaaatatcaaagtttacaATTTCAGGCCAAAAACACAGAAATCcgaccacttaacctaaaatcTTGACCACCAAAATGGTCGGAATTCTGTATTTTGGCTTGAACCTACAAACTTTGATATtttggtggctgtaattcgcaaaaaataaacattgagggTGTAATTCGTAAAAGTGTTAAACTTTAAGGctttaatttgcaaattattctttCTTGGGATTTTCCCTCCTCCCAAATTTTAGTCTTTTTTGTTCATTTCTCCTTGTTCAATTTCTTATTTCACCTTAAGTACTAGAGTCCAGACTGTTCCTGAGATAGCTTGGGGAAAGCGAAGTCGTGTCGTTTTGGATATTGGATGTGGTGTAGCTAGCTTTGGAGGTTATCTGTTTGACCGAGAAGTACTTACTATGTCACTAGCTCCTAAGGATAAGCATGAAGCGCAAGTGCAATTCGCACTTGAAAGAGGAATACCGGCTATATCTGCTGTCATGGGTACAAAAAAATTACCCTTCCCCAGCATGTCCTTTGATGTAGTCCATTGTGCACGCTGCAGGGTCCCTTGGCATATCGAAGGTATCGTATTCGTCTGCGTCATTTCGACTTGACAATTTTGCTTGTCGACAAATAAGTGCTCGTCTTACATTGAACTACTTTTTAGGTGGTAAACTGCTTTTGGAACTGGATCGTGTCTTACGGCCTGGAGGTTATTTTGTTTGGTCTGCCACTCCAGTTTACCGTAAAGATCCTGAGGATACGGCCATTTGGAAAGGTGCATTCACTCATGTTCGAATAGTATCGATAAATTGATAATTGAGGAATATATCTGAACTTCTTATACAATGCTTGCGCC
This genomic window contains:
- the LOC130810614 gene encoding probable methyltransferase PMT24, whose protein sequence is MGRYTQADGRKSWNYSSTMLLVVVVSACLIGTWITISSLVDSAKNFEISVGLIKDVKLQMVNETHSREFEAKLGDFPEDGVNGNIGHIRGNDSLVQTKNAGVEVTDSGTSAQIRAGSMQTAELEKPRVTKKMSFLKDQKGYYVWKLCNVTAGSDYIPCLDNIKAIRKLPSISHYEHRERHCPDQAPTCLVSVPKGYKTSLPWPKSRDKIWFANVPHVKLVESKGHQNWVQVSGSYITFPGGGTQFKHGAMHYIDFIQKTVPEIAWGKRSRVVLDIGCGVASFGGYLFDREVLTMSLAPKDKHEAQVQFALERGIPAISAVMGTKKLPFPSMSFDVVHCARCRVPWHIEGGKLLLELDRVLRPGGYFVWSATPVYRKDPEDTAIWKAMSKLTKLMCWKLLKIGKDKLNGVAAAIYRKPTSNDCYESRTEKSPPLCRESDDPSAVWNIPLQACTHKVPIDPSERGYQSPAKWPSRLEKPPYWLKSSKIVVYGKQSPKDFIDDYQHWKRVVKSYSDDIGLDWSSVRNVMDMNAIYGGFAAALKDFKLWVMNVVSVTSLDTLPIIYERGLFGIYHDWCESFSTYPRSYDLLHANYLFSDLKKRCNFVAVMAEVDRILRPGGCLIAKDDAETIAELESLAKSLQWKIRFTFSKDNETILRVEKTRWRPSDVETIASAIA